A portion of the Tenacibaculum todarodis genome contains these proteins:
- a CDS encoding AMP-dependent synthetase/ligase → MSKTITRIFDFAYNQLVNYPQEKCYNYKVNDEWKSISTEKLINSANKVSSSLLKLGVKPNDKIAVITENNNPNWHILDTGILQIGAQNVPLYATLSEKDYEYILNHSDAQYCFVSNNDLYNKVKSIESKTQLKGIFSLEELETDYGFSNFLEIGTNKEYSSEIEKLKNNVKPDHLATIIYTSGTTGTPKGVMLSHNNIVFTVFKTDKAFNLNSSKKRILSYLPICHIYERTASYYNLYKGFEVYFAESLETIGDNIREVKPHFLAVVPRLLEKIFDKIIDKGSNLKGLKKQLFFWALALAEKYEPYHKNGNWYHFKLNIANKIIFSKWREALGNNLEFMVSGSAPLQQRLIRVFTAAGIPVFEGYGMTESSPGGTVNDLRNNNLKIGTVGKPLEGVEIKIAEDGEILMKGENVMLGYYKNDELTKKTIINGYLHTGDIGELDNEGFLTITDRKKEIFKTSGGKYIAPAALESEFKQSRFIEQIMVIGEGEKMPAAFIQVQFEFIEDWAKRHHHKITDVTSDKKLIERIQEEVDFYNKKFGKWEQIKRFEITPEPWTIENECLTPTMKIKRKVIKEKYKKLYQKIYNS, encoded by the coding sequence ATGTCTAAAACTATAACACGTATTTTTGATTTTGCTTATAATCAACTAGTAAACTACCCTCAAGAAAAATGCTACAATTACAAAGTTAATGATGAATGGAAATCTATTTCCACTGAAAAATTAATTAATTCAGCAAACAAAGTAAGCAGCTCTTTATTAAAATTAGGTGTTAAACCAAATGATAAAATAGCAGTTATAACGGAAAATAACAATCCTAATTGGCATATTCTAGATACAGGTATCTTGCAAATCGGCGCACAAAACGTTCCTTTATACGCTACTCTCTCAGAAAAGGATTATGAATATATTTTAAATCATTCTGATGCACAATATTGTTTTGTATCCAATAACGATCTATATAACAAAGTAAAATCTATAGAAAGTAAAACACAACTTAAAGGCATTTTCTCTTTAGAAGAATTAGAAACAGACTACGGTTTTTCTAATTTCTTAGAAATCGGTACTAATAAAGAATATAGTTCAGAAATTGAAAAATTAAAAAACAATGTAAAACCAGACCATTTAGCAACCATCATTTACACTTCAGGAACAACAGGAACTCCAAAAGGCGTGATGTTAAGTCATAATAATATTGTTTTTACTGTTTTTAAAACTGACAAAGCATTTAACTTAAATTCTTCTAAAAAACGTATTCTAAGCTACTTACCTATTTGCCATATTTACGAAAGAACTGCATCATATTATAATTTATACAAAGGGTTTGAAGTTTATTTTGCAGAAAGCTTGGAAACCATTGGAGACAATATTAGAGAAGTAAAACCTCATTTTTTAGCAGTTGTTCCTAGATTACTAGAAAAAATATTTGATAAAATCATAGATAAAGGCAGTAATTTAAAAGGTCTAAAGAAACAATTATTCTTTTGGGCATTAGCGTTAGCTGAAAAATACGAGCCTTATCATAAGAATGGAAATTGGTATCATTTTAAACTTAACATTGCAAATAAAATTATTTTCTCTAAATGGAGAGAAGCTTTAGGAAATAACTTAGAGTTTATGGTTTCTGGAAGCGCTCCTCTACAACAACGCTTAATTAGAGTTTTTACAGCAGCAGGAATTCCTGTTTTTGAAGGATACGGAATGACCGAATCTTCACCTGGAGGAACAGTAAATGACCTAAGAAACAACAATTTAAAAATAGGAACCGTTGGAAAACCTTTAGAAGGTGTTGAAATTAAAATTGCCGAAGATGGAGAAATTTTAATGAAAGGAGAAAACGTAATGTTAGGCTACTATAAAAATGATGAGTTAACTAAAAAAACCATTATTAACGGTTATTTACATACTGGAGATATTGGAGAACTTGACAATGAAGGCTTTTTAACAATTACAGACCGTAAAAAAGAAATTTTTAAAACCTCTGGAGGAAAATACATTGCTCCTGCAGCATTAGAAAGCGAGTTTAAACAATCACGTTTTATAGAACAAATAATGGTTATTGGTGAAGGTGAAAAAATGCCTGCAGCATTCATACAAGTTCAGTTTGAATTTATTGAAGATTGGGCTAAAAGACATCATCATAAAATTACCGACGTTACTTCTGATAAAAAATTAATAGAAAGAATACAAGAAGAAGTAGATTTTTACAATAAAAAATTTGGTAAATGGGAACAAATAAAGCGTTTCGAAATCACCCCAGAACCTTGGACAATTGAAAATGAGTGCCTTACCCCTACTATGAAAATAAAAAGAAAGGTAATTAAAGAAAAATACAAAAAATTGTACCAAAAAATATATAATTCTTAA
- a CDS encoding AMP-dependent synthetase/ligase: MAIEITRIFDFPYYQLEKYNLNKALTTKYNGKWVSTSSKEYIDKANAISRGLLKLGIKANDKIAIISTTNRTEWNICDIGILQVGAQNVPIYPTISKEDYEYVLNHSEATYCFVSDSTILEKLNQIKGNTSIKEVFTFDDISEEKNWNEVLELGKDTSNQEEVEARKNAVTPNDLATLIYTSGTTGRPKGVMLSHGNIVSNVLASDDPVPLEYGKDKALSFLPVCHVFERMILYLYQFCGAEIYFAEGIDKLTENAQEIKPDVMTAVPRLYEKIYDKIILKGEDLTGIKKKLFFWAVNLGLRYEPYGQNGWWYEKQLGLARKLIFSKWQAALGGNLKIMVSGSAALQPRLTRIFAAAGMPIMEGYGLTETSPVTSVNFVEVNGERGFRVGTVGKVIKDVEVKIAENGEILIKGPNVMQGYYKDPEKTAEVIKDGYFHSGDKGEIDTDGFLKITGRTKEMFKTSGGKYVVPPLLEGELKQSLFIEQVMVVGEGEKMPAAIIQPNFEYLKEWAKENNITYSNNEELIANEKVLEQFTKAVKVCNSCFGKWEQIKVFKLTPDEWTLEAGHLTPTMKMKRTVIKKIYNDLYEQIYRG, encoded by the coding sequence ATGGCAATAGAAATTACACGCATTTTTGATTTTCCTTATTATCAATTAGAAAAATACAATCTAAACAAAGCTTTAACCACAAAATACAATGGTAAATGGGTTTCTACTTCTTCCAAAGAATATATAGATAAAGCGAATGCTATAAGTAGAGGATTGTTAAAACTAGGTATTAAAGCTAATGATAAAATTGCTATAATTTCTACTACCAATAGAACAGAGTGGAATATTTGTGATATTGGTATTTTACAAGTTGGCGCACAAAATGTACCTATTTATCCTACAATTTCTAAAGAAGATTATGAGTATGTTTTAAATCATTCTGAAGCAACTTATTGTTTTGTTTCAGATTCAACTATACTTGAAAAACTTAATCAAATTAAAGGAAACACTAGTATAAAAGAAGTGTTTACTTTTGACGATATTAGTGAAGAAAAAAATTGGAATGAAGTCTTAGAACTTGGTAAAGATACTAGTAACCAAGAAGAAGTTGAAGCAAGAAAAAATGCAGTAACTCCAAACGATTTAGCAACCTTAATATATACTTCAGGAACCACAGGAAGACCTAAAGGCGTTATGTTATCTCACGGAAACATTGTTTCTAATGTGTTAGCTAGTGACGATCCAGTTCCTTTAGAATACGGTAAAGACAAAGCATTAAGCTTTTTACCTGTTTGTCATGTATTTGAAAGAATGATACTGTATTTATATCAATTTTGTGGTGCAGAAATTTATTTTGCTGAAGGAATTGATAAATTAACCGAAAACGCACAAGAAATTAAGCCAGATGTTATGACGGCTGTACCTCGTTTATATGAAAAAATATACGATAAAATTATCTTAAAAGGTGAAGATTTAACAGGAATAAAAAAGAAATTATTTTTCTGGGCTGTAAATTTAGGTTTGCGCTATGAACCATACGGACAAAACGGATGGTGGTATGAAAAACAACTAGGCTTAGCTCGTAAGCTTATCTTTTCTAAATGGCAAGCTGCTTTAGGTGGTAACTTAAAAATAATGGTTTCTGGAAGCGCAGCTCTACAACCACGTTTAACACGTATTTTTGCAGCAGCAGGAATGCCAATTATGGAAGGTTATGGATTAACAGAAACATCTCCAGTTACTTCTGTTAATTTTGTTGAAGTAAACGGAGAAAGAGGCTTTAGAGTTGGTACTGTAGGTAAAGTTATTAAAGACGTAGAAGTTAAAATTGCTGAAAATGGAGAAATTTTAATAAAAGGACCAAACGTAATGCAAGGTTACTATAAAGATCCAGAAAAAACTGCCGAAGTAATAAAAGACGGTTATTTCCATTCAGGTGATAAAGGAGAAATTGATACAGACGGTTTTTTAAAAATTACAGGAAGAACTAAAGAAATGTTTAAAACTTCTGGAGGTAAATACGTTGTACCACCTTTACTAGAAGGAGAATTAAAACAATCTTTATTTATTGAACAAGTTATGGTTGTTGGAGAAGGAGAAAAAATGCCTGCTGCAATTATTCAACCCAATTTTGAGTATTTAAAAGAATGGGCAAAAGAAAACAATATAACCTACTCTAATAACGAAGAATTAATTGCAAATGAAAAAGTTTTAGAGCAGTTTACAAAAGCTGTAAAAGTTTGTAATAGCTGTTTTGGTAAATGGGAACAAATTAAAGTCTTTAAGTTAACACCAGACGAATGGACTTTAGAAGCTGGCCACCTTACGCCAACAATGAAAATGAAACGAACTGTAATAAAAAAGATTTACAACGATTTATACGAACAAATTTATAGAGGATAA